The proteins below come from a single Melospiza melodia melodia isolate bMelMel2 chromosome 12, bMelMel2.pri, whole genome shotgun sequence genomic window:
- the CAMK2N2 gene encoding calcium/calmodulin-dependent protein kinase II inhibitor 2, with the protein MSQVLPYGEDKVGRYGAEPEAGELPFSCRLQDTNAFFGGNQGKRPPKLGQIGRAKRVVIEDDRIDEVLKGMTEKSPPGV; encoded by the exons ATGTCGCAGGTGCTGCCCTACGGCGAGGACAAGGTGGGCCGCTACGGCGCCGAGCCCGAGGCGGGGGAGCTGCCCTTCAGCTGCCGCCTGCAGGACACCAACGCCTTCTTCGGGGGCAACCAGGGCAAGCGGCCCCCCAAGCTGGGACAGATCGGCCGCGCCAAGAGAG tgGTGATCGAGGATGACCGGATAGACGAGGTGCTCAAGGGCATGACGGAGAAGTCGCCGCCGGGGGTGTAA